The sequence TGACTGACAACACTGGACTTACTGTGGGAGTGTACTCTTCCAGCTGCATGAGGAAATCTGCCAGGGGTGTGGTGGAGAGGACAGGTTTTACATCGCCATTGGTGATGCCACCGGGCACGTAGACGCCGTTGGAGACAGATGTGTCTGTGGATGGTGGCACCATGGCCGCTGAGGTGGAAGCTGTGAGAAATTTACTGGGATGAGTTTATATCGAAGCAAGGAAACAAAATTGTTTTATGATCATCAGCATTTGCGCTAAATCCCCACACTGCTTGCACAAATGCTTTAGCACTTCCATTTACATAAGAAGTCAGTTTATTAAGAGCATTGATCTAAACAAATGCAGTCTGACACAGCAGTTCTGGAATACTTAGGTTATAATGGTCGGTTTGTCCTGAAACTGTGTTAGAGAGGCCTTGTCTCGCATGTATTGAGTTACTTTGAATAGGGCTTCTATTATATCTATAATAGTGACACATGTTAAGCGTTCTTACGTCTCTTGAAAGGCGCAATACAATTTCATTACATTCAATAGAACTCCGCGGCTCCACAGTCATTCAAACACTTATCCAAAAGTATTTCAATAAAAGCTGAACACTATAACGTTTATGAATAGAACTACACACAGGACGTTTGGAAAACCCTGAATTAATTTGATCTCTATCCGTGTACCTAACAAACTGAACCACCCCGAGCACAAAACACCTCTCCCACCTTGAACTAAGCTAAGAGTTTAGCACAACATTAGCCAAAGTGCTATAACGTTACCATTACTCGTGACCGAAGGGATGCTGCTGACGCTGGTCGTTGCATTATCATTCGCGATGCAGTTACTTGAAGTTGAAGAGGTCGTGGATGGCACTCCGGTTGTGACAGACTGATTCACGTTGTCaatgttcatgttgttgttaaTGTTAGCTAACGCGCTAACCGTAGCTAGCTAGCACGAAGAAAAGTCCAAATATGCCCAAAAGCGCGGCCCCCTAATGTACAGCTCGTTGACTGGGAGTGTACAAAGTCGTTTGTTGTAGATTCAAGCTGCTTTTGTTGAATATCTGAGATTAAAATAACAGACACGAGGGTTAGATAGCGTCAGACAGGTTTGCTACCGTTCAGCAGAAAGCTAAGCTCAAACTGCAGAGCTAGTGGCGTCACGTGACGCTAGCTGAATGATCGGCTCTGACGAGGTGAGCCGAAGATCTCCCAGGATCCTAAATAAGGCGGTCGGAAATTGTTCAGTTGAATATTCGCATTCGAATTTGAACTGTGATAAAATATATGTTTACAAATCcgtcaataaaaacacatataaCAAAATACACAAGAAATAAACGGTTGAGGTTTTATGAGAAGCAGCTGTTCAGTGTATGGAGGGCAACTACATTGAACCAAAAGGGGATTGACAaggaaatatattattataattcttCAGAGCTCCTCATGAACCGTTTTAATTTAACACTCATTTAAATTGAGGCCTAACTGATAGGTCTACACATTATTGGGATGTTTTAAAAATCACCTTAAGTAAGAGACAGAGAACATAAAGTTTGTATTTGTCATGTGTAAGTGAACTCAGGGTCAACAGTACAATATAGTGTTGGACGAGGACAGTTCAGCTCAGCAATACCatacagaattaaaaaaaaaaattaagttaagttaagttaaattaaattaaattaaattaaattaaattaaattaaattaaattaaattaaattaaattaaattaatcctgcgcagtccgcttctgcgcaggaggtaaatgttttttttaagttaaattaaaaaaaaaaaaaaaaaaaaaaaatccttacaatttcagtAGGGCCTCACTGTTTGTCAGAGTTCCTGTcagtgcttgggccctaataaagcaaaaataaatgaagagagaagatttttttttaatgtaaaagaaaGAGAATAGCATTTACATTATAGGATGCAAGTGTAAAACCAAAGTGAAGAGTTTACTGTATCTCTATATGTATATAACTAATTGCAATTTGTTTTACTGGACCTGATTGGTCTGTCTGAAAAACCCCTCTTTCCTCAGTTTTATTAAGTCTCATTATTTGTCtgattttactctttttatttaGCTTGAAATGATGCCTTTAAAGTTGATAATAATGTCATCTTCCAGGTATCCTTCAACACAGATAACCATCTCCTGGTGTGTTAATAAACTGATATTTTCAGACTGtgaagctgtggctgaggggaagAGTGGGTCGTTCTGCAAACAGAACTAATCCCGGGCCGagttgtccttgggcaagataatgGACCTTTGATCAACGCGTCAACATAGTAATGTATAGTAAACTCCGCCGTTTCCGAGGAGCAGTGAATGCAGCAGCTGTACCTGCTGCACACTGTAGGGGGCGCTGGCACCAGGCTGGGATACGTCATGACTGCTTTAAGGTGGTATTCACCGCACGAAGAAGTGAACATCTCTGGGGCTGACTGAACTATACAGCCTCCATAACCATGGGcggaagacacacacatacacacacactcacacacacagaaggtcTTGACAGGCGTGTGGAACAAAGCAGGTACTGATCCAAGCAGACATGTCATAAACTGACAGACATTATTCATAGAAACGCTGTTTAACACATGGATTATGTATTCTTACTTATGTTAGTGTGTTTaacccatagactgtatgtaaagcagTTAACCAGTGTGTTTAGATGGATAGAGGGGTGTGAAGTCTGCAGCCCACCCTCAAATCAGGATAATCTGTGCCTAGCGAATGATAACATATCATAGGGACAGTCGAGGTGAACAGCGTCACTGACTGGTGGCTAAATCTTCCCCTGCATTGAGTGAGgtgtgtcattgtgtgaaaGTTCACAGGGAACCAGAATGACGTCCCCCGTCACTGTGATCGTGGTGGGAGCTGGATGTCGAGGGGAGATCTACTCCAAgtttgcatccatccatcctgaaCGCATGAAGGTCAGGAGAGAGGGGGCTCTCCATATGCAGCCCCAGATAGTGGGGATAGTGTTTATAACTTACAGTAGTGACAAAAAAAGTATTCTGACATCAGAAAATCCCATAGAGGAGATCACTGAGAAGAAACCCATGACAACATATCAGAGTAAGGTTCATGTCACAAGAGAGAAATCCGAAATTTAGTTTGTATTTTCCCCCTTTTACAACCGTTATGAAGGCGCTTACAAAGTATATTAttcacttatatatatattaaaaaaaaggactaATTAATACTTGTTGTGTttactcctcatcctttcaGGTGGTAGGAGTTGCTGATCCGAGGAAATTTGCTCGCTCTAAACTTCAACAGCAACACAGGATTGTAGATGAAAACGTATTTGATGGTGAGCATCAACAGAATCAAaagtattagtattagtattattcTAATGTTCAAGTATTgaattgcttttcttttctttttattcagaCTGGCACTGTTTTGTTGAAAGAGAGAGGTTTGCAGATGCAGTGGCAATTTGTACTCCAGACAGCCTTCATAAGGTAaacaatgtacacacacacacacacacccaggtgtATATAAAAACACTCACAATTTGGTGTTTTGAGTACTATCAACTACCTCcatctttttttgtatttatttttgctatCGCAGAAGAAACACCAAACTTTGAGTCAGTGTGTTATACAACAtactgatacatttttttctctaaTTCTCATATGACGCTTTCCATATCATATATCTCATCAGCAATGTACAGCTACTGCTCAAAGACTCTCACCTTATTAATGGTGTGAAACTGAAAATAATTCACTTTGTaaactttgtctttgtttcttgtCTCATCTTCGTGGTTATTCAACTGGTTTGTTCTCCAGGAGCCTGCGGTTGCCTTTGCAAAGAAGGGCTACCATATCCTGCTGGAGAAACCAATGGCAGTGAGTGTTTTTTCAAATGAGCTTAAACTTCAAGCATCTTAACATAGAGCATACGTTTAACTTTCAATATGGGTTTTAGTGAGTCTGATTTCTTTGAGTTAATTTATaattcacattttttatttagatttaaaagTGACTCTTTAAAGATATAATTCATCCTCATTTGTCAGTTtatgaaagaataaaataatttttcttaCTGTGATTGCATTTGTGTGACACTCATGCCCTGCTTACATGTGTCCACATGACCTAAGACAACTGCAGAAGACTGCGTGGCCATTGTGGAGGCTTGCACTAAGAGTGGTGTGATCCTGTCGGTGGGTCACGTTCTCCGGTATGATCCCACCATCCACAAGATAAAGGTGAACACTTCATTTATCATCCGATATTTTGTTTCCCCCGGCTTTACTccccttttcttttgtttcacaCATTAGTTAAGCTGGAATCACAATAGTAAGTACTCTTCAGTGAAAATGCTAAATGATCGATCAATCGTGTAGTAAGGAGGTTAAAGGGGATTGGTTTGGTAGGGTTACTTTGTTTTGGTTGAAAATTGAATTATTTTCCTAGGAGCTGATAGTCGCTGGAGTCATAGGTGACGTGATCCATATTCAACACCTTGAGCCGGTAAGAatgaaatatatgaatataatataattcttCAGAGCTCCTCATCAACCGTTTTAATTTAACACTCATTTAAATTAAGGCCTAACTGATAGGTCTACACATTATTGGGATGTTTCAAAAAGATCTTCCTGAATCTTATATTGTTCCAATTCAAACTTATATGCACCTAAACATTGTACAGAGCTTCGAACCCATGGAACTAATATGATGTCACATGTGTACAGGTTGGGTTCTATCACTTTGCACACTCCTTTGTTCGAGGGAACTGGAGGAATGAAGCCGAGAGCTCTTTTGTTCTTTTGGCCAAGTCGTGCCATGACATCGACCTGATACACGACTGGGCTGGAGCACGCAGGTAAACCATCAGACAGCCGTCAATGATAAACTCCACGCTGGCATTAG comes from Pleuronectes platessa chromosome 6, fPlePla1.1, whole genome shotgun sequence and encodes:
- the taf10 gene encoding transcription initiation factor TFIID subunit 10; the encoded protein is MNIDNVNQSVTTGVPSTTSSTSSNCIANDNATTSVSSIPSVTSNASTSAAMVPPSTDTSVSNGVYVPGGITNGDVKPVLSTTPLADFLMQLEEYTPTIPDAVTGYYLNRAGFEASDPRIIRLISLASQKFISDIANDALQYCKMKGTASGSSRNKTKDKKYTLTMEDLSPALSEYGVNVKKPYYFT
- the zgc:154075 gene encoding putative oxidoreductase YteT isoform X1: MGGRHTHTHTLTHTEGLDRRVEQSSSQGTRMTSPVTVIVVGAGCRGEIYSKFASIHPERMKVVGVADPRKFARSKLQQQHRIVDENVFDDWHCFVERERFADAVAICTPDSLHKEPAVAFAKKGYHILLEKPMATTAEDCVAIVEACTKSGVILSVGHVLRYDPTIHKIKELIVAGVIGDVIHIQHLEPVGFYHFAHSFVRGNWRNEAESSFVLLAKSCHDIDLIHDWAGARRCLKVSSFGSVSHFRKENKPAGAGMRCLDCSVEKVCPYSARKIYLDRVKEGHTGWPVSVICPSSLPDIESVTEALSAGPYGRCVYECDNDVCSNQVVNMEFEGGLTAAFTMVAFTKEICKRKTTIYGSKGELSYDGNDVCVFDFLTQTSIKHTVQDNTPWEFGMSGHGGADYHLIDAFISAVANNDPSLIRSGPQDTLLSHLLVFEAERSRLEGRVVYIGDGSKS